Below is a window of Quercus robur chromosome 6, dhQueRobu3.1, whole genome shotgun sequence DNA.
CACCCTTGCTTCACCAAGGGAGAGAGATCACCACCATTGCCCTCCATTGTCTTCTCCGCCCCTCTACCACCAAAGACATGCACCTAGTAGCCCAGATGGgttagatctttttttttttttttttttttttttttttttttgcttttattgttttgatttcattagttttatgagaaaatttaTACTgcattttgagttttgattcaCCTTTTTTGTTATAAGATCtagattttgttgtgttttctGTTTTGATTATGTGAGATGTTTGAGTCTTTGAGAGAGAAGTAGAGACTAAAAGAAAGAGACGagaggagggagagagaaataattgttgtttattaatttgttttatttttttaagggaaaaaaattcatttggagTTGCTACAATGTTCTTTAGATCAAGAGAACTACTGTAGcaactttgaaaatttttttggaaaagtttctaattttttgaatttgttctttaaaaaatgACTTTGACTAATTTATTGGAGATGCTCACAAGCACTAATTAATGCTTTGACTCACTAACACAAGTACGTGCCTTTCTTTCACAATTTCACTACACACACGACACTTACcactaggggtggcaatttttatTCATATCTATAAACCCGCCCATTACCTATTTTATTTAGATAAGTCTTAACTcaacccatttgaatatttgggttaaatgggtaaagacccatttgattatttaattagacgtgtctaaatggataaatccactaatacccactaaacccatttaaaattaaataaacccaCAAACACCCACTAAACccttctaaaatctaaaacttacCTAAACAGTATAACCTTAAACACTTTCCCTCAtattttctcagtaaccaaacaaacacataaaaaaaaaaatcacaatagaaattgaaagaaaaagtgGAATCTAACAAACGGTAATTGACAGtaagagaaatgaaaaaggaCCTGGAAGATCCACTTGTTCATGATGATAACGGTACCGTTGAAAGCCCACCATTGAAGAATAGCAAGAAGAgatctttttttcttgttctttttctttctttctttctttcttcttcttctttttttttattttttttttattttttttttaataatgtgcTAGCACTGTTTGATCTGAGAAGCCCATACTGTGAATTTGAAGTTCTCTTTGATAGATACCCATTGGAGGATGACTTTGAGAAATTCTCTACTCCACCCAGAGACTGAAGCCTTGAAGATCCATTGCTTGTGGTTCTCCCAAAAGTTGCCATTAGATTTTTTAAGCCTTTCCCCTAAAACCTTGAATCACATTTGGTATTTTTCTTTAAGCTGTGCTTTTGCCTTTGTGGTGCGCTCAGCTACTACCAGTTTATCACAAAGCTATTGCATTTGtccctgaaatttttttttttccactgtaACAACCTAGTTTCCTCcatcattctctctctttctctctagaGACATGCAGATCACCAGAGATAAAATTCCCAAAATCACAAGCACTTAGACCCAgcataaagagagagagagagagttgaatttaccaatatacccttggtTTTTctaaaagctcaagtttttctaaAAGCTTAGATTTATCATtctaggggtattttggtaattttggatgtccaagggtatattggtaattttgaaAGTGTAGGGgggtatttgggtcattttgggtatttaagggtattttggtaatttcgGAAGTCAATAGGGTATTCAACTAGTTTTATAAGTATTTTGGTCATGTTGGGTTAAATGAGcgggttactaattaaatgggttgggtaggtaatagataattaatttatatataaacggctcataaatggataaatgggtaattacacACCCAACCCACTTATGACCgaacccatttatgacccaacccgCCCATTTGCCACCCTTAGTTACCACATACACTTGCACACACCTCACTTCTTTAGAGTTTAGACTCCTAAAACACCACACTAGGACACTTCTTATTGATTTCGCTGCAATCTTTACTCTACAACACTTGGtgcttatgagttatgacacACGCTTCACAAGTCACACAGCAAGGGCACCATCACATCCCTATACTAGATTTATGTAGGATAGGAAACCGACTTTGAAGGTTTAGCTTTATCTTTTTActgacaataaaatattatttttcactaAGCTTCTAGTTTTAGACACTTTACAAAGTTGTGGCTGAAATTTATTTACGCATTGTTTGTGAAGAGGAAGGAATGTAGAGGTGATGGATCCATTTGGATGGGCTTGACAGATCAAGATAAGTGGGCCGAAAGTGAACGGATCCGGTGTGAACAGACCGGGTTGGATGGATCAAAAGGCCACGTGGTGCTGAATTGGTCATTATGTGGTCTCCAAGAAATCCTAAATGGAAACGACTTGCATCTCACGATTAACCCTAGCTCATAGAATCCTAATATGAATAGAATTCTAATACGAAGAAGATTCCAGAAAATACGTCCATTAATGAAGATCTTCCCTACATGGAAAAGACTTGTTGCACAAGCATAGGAGTTTgattctacactactataaaaacccaaagaccctCAGAAAACAAGTACACATAATTTACCCCAACTCTGACACTTTAGAGTGGTGAAAAGTTTTAACTTGactttcggagggtatttggctgaCATCACATCGGTcctctctgttaggtcttctctctttattgtGCAGGTATTGTTTCGAGTGTACAAGAACTATGTGGCTCACTAGtgattttttggcatcatcaatttGGATATGGTGGAATTGGAGAGAGGAGAAgggaaaaggaaggaaaatatggtatttcctatgtttggttgtTTTGATAGAAAGAAATGATACAAAAGTGGAAGAAAACCACTCGgacccacatttttttttatctacccaaattggactgaatggAAAGAAAACTCCAGTTAAAAATGCCAGTAGCCAATTTTGACTTTCAATAGCTCCCAAAATGTCAATTTTTCCATTAACTCCTTGTTCCTCTCTCCTACTTCATAAGggtataaaagtaataaaaaataattcttgtgtttccatttattttttcttctctttcctttcctGTTTGCAAACATATAGGAGAGAAACATTTTCTCTTCTATCCTTTACCTCattcttttatcttcttttccCTCTTTACATGTGCAACCAAACATAGTGTTAAGCAAATTCCGGAGAGaaagaaattgagaaaaacTCCAGAAATTTCTAGAGACAAGAGAGTTAGTGCCTTAGTGGTGAACTAGTGATTTCTAACACAGATATCGTGGGTAATTTACTGgtattaaaatataaacttcATTGAGACAGTATttgataattcaaaaaaaaaaaaaaaaaaaaaaaaccatactgCTTCTTAGGGAAAAATCCTTCTATAGCCATGGCATGCATCGCCATCATGGCTAATACATAAGCATGAGTTTTGTATTCACACCTATTTCATGAGTACAAAGGCTAACATCACAACTTGAAATGTGGTAGTGCAGAGGTCCCGTCAAGCCCTTTCTTATAGAAGTGTTGCAGGTAGTCTTTGACAGAGGTTTCCTTGTAGATTGGAGAGCTATCTTCCGGTACCAACTCTTTGATTGGTCCATAAACTTTCAAGGAATCTCCTATCTGAACTTGTGGTCTCAAAAAACATGCCACAGAAATTCTTGGGCCCTCATTTTTCACCAGCACTCTGTGATAAACACTTTTGAACTTGTCATTGGAGATAAGCTGCATCCGAAGAACACATGAACACACGAAGATATTAGCACATTTTATTAGTGTCCTGccagacaaaaaaaaatctccaaaattttCACACCCACTCATGTATTCACCTTATTTGGGCTCAACCtaacacaaattttcaaagacAATTCTATGAAAAAATTATGTGGCTAAAGACTAAAAATTTTGAAGTCAAAAGTTTAAACCTAAGTAGTAAGTCAGAAATCTTTTAGAAGTTGCAAAATTAAAACCTGATTATtgttcccataaaaaaaaaaaaaaaaaaaaaaaaaaaaactgattattgttaaaattatgtttaaatgATTAAATACTCCATGTCTTACAGTTTAAGCTAGTGCAATTGAATGGTGCTGGCAGAGCCAACACCGCCACAATTGGGGGCCTATATCCTGTGAAGTTACTTCACTCTAGAAAAAAACTACTCGTGCATTCTAGTTTGAATTCAGAGGCTTTGACAACAATAagcaataataaattaataataatagtatttttaATACTCACTCACTTCCAAATTGTTGATCATCTATTCTATTTTAGGATGTCTCAAAATgaaatcttttattcaaaattaataaataaagttCTTATCTTACAATTTACTTTATCTAAACcgtcaatgtttttttttttttttttaattaatgagttgaaatttgtatatttttacCCGACAGACAATGCATTAATCAGGACCAACAATTGGGGACAAAGgaagtaattaatatattaagcTTGATATGTACGTTAACAGACTTGCCTGTAAAAGATCTCCAATGTTAACTACTAAATGGCCAGGTTTGGGGGGAAGATCAATCCATTGGTTCTCATGAAGTACTTGGAGGCCACCCAGTTGGTCCTGTAAGAGTATTGTGAGGAAGTCACTATCAGTATGCTTGGTCGCTCCCAATGTTAACTCTGGTTCAGGGCATGGTGGATAGTAGTGGCCCAGAAGGAGAAGTCCCTCAGCACAATCCATATCTCTCAGATGGTTTGGATTGAGCCCAAGGGCTTCAGATACTAATTCTAATAAAGTACACCCCAATCTTATGATATGCTTTGAATATTCAGCTAAAATGTCCCTGCAAATTGATTAAGCTGATATTAAAAGTTGGGGTAATTCTGGATGTTGGAGCAGAATCTGATGTAATACTGgaaatgctaaaaaataaataaataaaattgaacatAGCAGGTGATGTATAGCCATAATTGTCATTCAAATAAATTTACAGGTTCTCTAGTAGGAACTAAACCATATATCAAAACGATTATTTTGCtcccaaaagagaaaaaaccatATATCAAAACTAAAATGTTATAATTATTAACTATGTTGAACATTCAGGCATGAGCGGAATCCCACAAAGAGGACAAGTAAAAAAGTTCAAGAATACATATAAGCGAGAGCTCAACCCTTAGGCCATTAGGCAATGAACTAAGGccccaaatagaaaaaaaggtATTTTATACGATAGACTATATTATATCTATTGTTTTATAGTGtagaaaaaatcataataataaaaaagctcACCTAGTCCAAAACTAATAGTTTAAGGTCCTTTCTATCAACCAATATAATGTATTGTCTATTTGTCTTTTCAAATGttattcattttcttaagggAAATACTAACAAATGCTCTTAAAgtattggttaacaatccatttaaagaaagtttttatggggaaaaaaattaattaatattttgacaacttttttcattttccataaaaatagtgtcaaaactttcctaaaattgaTTGTTGACCAATGCCCTAAGGACACTCGTTTGCATAACtcttcttttaatatattttactttatttgcAGTGGTTCAAGACTcaagaatgtaaaaaatttcaaccTTCTAAACACATGGAATTTCCATAAActcttcatttctctctctatcaaaattaatagttatttttacaaaatttattactgaaatCCAATATTCAATACTCAAAATTCAACATTGTCAAGAGAGAGTGACCATCCCAAACATGATAATTATTCCGATATTGATGGTTTAGATTTCTCTTTAGAATTGAAAGTTTTAAAAGTTTTAcaaataagttaaaataatCTAATTAACGCactaaattatattaaaatgataGATTCTTTTCTTAATGCATGTATcgcttacataaatattattaacaATGCATGTTACAGTTGAGTTTGCAAAAAGGaggttttcaaaattaaaattgataaaattttatttaagatCAACTATATCACAAAAAATATGAAGTGATTAGCCATATTACCAATTGAAAAGTAAAAGTTCGCAAACTTGAacagaaaaatataattagtagtaattttacCTCTCAAAAAGTaagatttttaatgaaaaaataattaaaaaataatttaattaatatttaaatttaagaaaagaCCATACTAAAGTTGTCACCTTAGACCCTAAAATGTGTTAAATGAGCCATGCATATAAGATTATTAGGCCAAAACCCATAAATTAAACCTTTGAATTAAGTGGTCTCTATATGCCTTATATCAAAAGGTAAATTATCCTAAAAGTTTAAGTTGTTTACGTGTAAGAGAAAGATAGAAGATAAACTTTTCATTTGTGAGTGAGTTAAAAACTAAGCTTTgtttgtgtgagagagtgttaGAAGGAAGGTAAGCCTTTGCCTATTGAGATAGTTAAAAACTAAACTATTTCTTATGTATTAATGTGGTCTAGCTTTGAGGTgaacaaaatgaaacaaaaagtcCAGACATAAGTCACGCAGGAGAGGTCAATTACCATTATGGGAAGATAGGTAGCTTAATCTTAGTAactcctcccaaaaaaaaaaaacaaaagactcATGGTAAATAGTTAATTTACTGTTTCTTAATGCACGTATTAGAGCTGCACTCTAGTATTACGGTATTACCACACATACCTGCATATTGCAGGCAATTCTTCTGGCTCAGGAGGGCTAGGAGCTAGAACACAAGAAAAGGTATCCCTCCAATTAGCTGCAGCTGCAGTAAACAGATCAAAATTGGAATTGTATATCACCTTTTTATTTAGAACACGCGTATAGAACTCTTTTTTCACTTCAGTATCCTGCTCATGAAATCTCCTAATGCTATTGATTATTTCATCCAGAACACTTGCAGGAATTCCATGATTGGTCACTTGAAAGAAACCCCACTTCTCACATGCATTTCGGACATTGTCAACAATCTCAGCACGGATATTTGCCTCCTTTCCGATGCCATTGAGGTCGATTATTGGGAtactgaactgagagtcactgcaACCAGAATTATCATCCAGATCATGTTGCTGATTGATAAACATGCGTGGGATTTTTGACACCCCGGCATCAATGAGTCCCTTGACACCAGctcttgaatcatcaaaaactttTACTTCACTTTGCCGATCGTAAACAGATTCAACTTCAGCCTCATTTTTATAATTGGCCTCCATTTTCTGTCTCTGTGTATTGGAAAGACAAAAAGAATGACTTCTTTTTATAGCTAGAGAAAAAGTAGAAGATGGGAACCTTCAGAGTAACAACCAGCAATCCAGCTCAACCCTTTTTGTTTTTAGCAATAAGTGAAACAGACCAGGAAAATGAACTGACCCAACCTAGTGACCAACccttaaaaggaaaacaaagacaTGTGAATATGATATGATAGTTTGGTTAACTGACCGGtgaggttctttttttttaccacaagattaaaaaaatcctaatatgGGGTTAGGTGCATATGAATCGAATCGGAAGTAAGGCGACTCCAAAAGCACAGACTATCAAACATGGTAAATGAGCCATTAATGGAAGATATTAGCATTTCGAAAAGGATGTTTAAGAACTATCAAACATGGTAATTGGCAGGTGAAGTTAATTGATTCTGATAGGAGCGATTTCGGCCATTTTGGCACGTgatgatattttcttattttaatcatatatatatgttaggCATGCTGCAAATTGATGCTATTGCCTTGCCTAGGATTGTCTAGAATATTTAACAAATTTGACAACCCATATCTAGCTTGGCAACTAACTTTATCAAGTTGTCGGACTATCTACTTTTTATACATTAATTACAGGAATGGATTGAGATTCAGTATAATTGCTACTATGCAAttgtgagaagaaaaaataaattgagaaggtaaaatggtaaaaaacttaaaaattaaaagtttttattttgattttagttttgatttaaattttaaaattaaaagtaatttGTTAACTTTCAATCTTAATCATCAAAATGCTATTACATATACGGTGCAATGGTCATGGCTGTTGCATCTTATTCAGATCCATCACAcaattagacatggcaaaacgggcggggcggggcggggcggggtcgggtcgggtcaatcgggtcgcgggtcaaaaacgggtcattttaagcgggttgaaatcgggttgcgggtcgggtcgggttgacccgtatttttcacatgaaattttttattttttattttttttataaagaaaacaatatgtatttgccatttggatagttatgcaacatattacttgatgtaaaatgcattattttgcattcactacttatattaagaataaactcagttaaacttattaatatttattcaataattttaaaattatacaaatcctaacattacTATCTataacaaaacaacacaaagataagtaaaacaaatatataagttttatttttacacaatatcaacattccaaaaaaaaaaaaaaattacaaatgacttattggataactcatttgataaagaataaaaacatataagaaagttacaattttaaaaattaattttataatctattatcaattgtggttgacactctatttcaatttgagatatacattaaagtttgattgcttacttatttatacctagtctcttttatgaagatcatatcattgttaagcagcacaaactctaggaaatatcataatttattttgaaaagccgtttattttgaacataaattgttaaaaaatagatctaagcattcataatttatgctaatttgatactttggctttactattttcacactcgtgaatgtgtctcacacatatctacaattttaaatctgtttttaactttactgtaaccaaattatcttggcatgtactttgctatttgatatctaaaaatctttactcattacagaatgctcaaccatttatttttcaattaatttgcatgcagttatgtaaatgtagcaattgtttccttaaagctcacaataaacaattaaaccaatattgtcttaatttcactatttttttttatcaaaaaaaaaaagttttaaaaaaatagttcgGGTTCGGATCGGGtcgcgggtcgggttgggttgacCCGCACAAAACgcgggtcgggtcacgggtcaacccgtttttgtttcgggtcaaaaaaaatcgggttcgggtcgggtatttttcgggtcgggtcagaaaattctgacccgttttgccatatCTACACACAATGGCCCTGTCAACTTGTCAAACATGCACTTATATACCTTGAAATTCCTTATGCAAGCATCCTGATTCAGTGGCCTTCAAACAGAAGTATAGAAATTCGCTACGAGGATTAGCATTTCGAGGATAGAGTGGAAATTTGGATGTATCAAGGAAGAGAGAGCCTAAGGAGTAAGGACCACTATGTGTTTTATGTGAACCAACAGGATGGTTCCAAAAAGGTAATCATAATTTGAAAAGTGAATAATGACATAAGTGAAAAGGATAAGTGAAAAGGGTAATGATTCTGACACAGTTAATTTAACAATACACATGTTTTCCATATTTTAAATGTGGACATCACATTTTTGCGTTTAAAAGTAAGGACCACTATGTATTGTGTGGACCAACACGATAATTCCAAAGCGAATCATAACTTGATACATGAATAATGATATAAGTGAAAGGGTAATGATTCTCACAAAACTGATTTCACATCTTACTGACACATTCGCTTTCCAAGATTTAAATGTATACATcacatttttttgcatttaaattGTACATACATCAAAGTGCATACAATTGTGGAGGGAAAATATTAGAACTAcaatttttcttacaaaatgTTAATGTGGTTAATGGTTATTGGtaagtgaaaaaataatataaatggtAGACCAAAAtaagaactaataaaaatttgacaCACCAACTATTTGTaaaactattataaaataatttataactaTAGCATTACTTCTTGTAGATATTATTGTGTGTGCATGAAAAATGAGTGTGAGAGAATAATTATGGTAAGTATAACTGTAATGATTCTCTCATAACATATTTCACATTTACCCAGGGGTGGCTCCAAGTGTTAATCAGGTGGTCACATGACCACCcttgacctgaaaaaaaaaaaaaaaaaatatatatatatatatatatatatatatatatatatatatatatatatagatatacatataccttaaaaaattgaattttaaattaaaatgggtAATTGGCcaccctaaaaaataaaactaaaactaaaactaaacactctaaataaaaatttgagcccattaaaaataaaattcaacttctccaaaattttggttcGTTGAATGTTGAACCAAAAAATTGCgagaaatgttatattcacaacattttcgcaacactttcataacaaatcctaagtaacAGGTTGTTACtagtagataaaaaaataatttcaatagtaaattcaaattagaactagttaAATACTTACCACCTAaactttgttgtgaaagtgttgcgaaaatgttgtggacgtaacacttcctaaaaattgcccaaacaaacaaaaattagcCTAAAAGCCCACATCAAACtttaattgtgttttcaaatgacatattttaaaaactctatttttgttattaaaaaaaatgcacactTTTGCTTTAGTCTTTAGTCAAATTTGTTGGATATATGTGatacattttttcaaaaagagcattttgtttatattgttacttCTTTAAGCAATATGTTGGTAATTGAATGAGAGATTAGTAGtttaatgattttttggttgtatatattgaagaaaaaaaaaatgtaactgaTAACATTAATAGTAAAACTATCATTcgatgatttcaaaatataaaaatttttgaaagaaaattttataactttatatttgctcgtcttttttttattaatatattcaagtttttattttattttatttaagttttttttccccatttccTACACGTTTTAAATGGGGATATCGCCTTTTCATGTGAAATGTGATTGAATTTGAATCATATACACCTTCATCACTAAAAGTCTTTCCACTTCTTAAACATGGACATCACCTTTACCGCAAGATCGTAAGAACTGTGTGATCAAATACATTTCTCAATAATTGATTCCTaggctacttttttttttttttttttttttttttttttttcattttggaaggaaatttcAATCAAAACACTATACAAAGGTACAAATACAACATGCATGTGCCAGGtacactttttgaaaaaaagtagAGTTGAACATAATCACCTATGAGCAGACCTTATTGAGTTATTCAATTGAAGTGACAGGTTAAAAGTAACGGGTCTTGTTAAGAGAACTGGACAAAAAATGCCAAATCACTCGTACACGTCAACATGTGATATTGGTTGCGTCTGTAAAGTTATTCTAACCTAAGAGGTCTGCTAGCGTCTCTgaatttttcaaccaaaaattcACACCCTTCTCACATGACACGTCACTTTACTTGGCTAGCCCACCACAACATTCATGCAAAAAAGAGATGTAATTAACCAAAACATTAGCAGACGACTTGGCAAGCTCATGTACTGTCTTGTTAGCCTCCTGAGGAATCCAGATCTTAAAAAGCTAACTATGGCCTAGCATTATCGTGCATCAACGGCTCAAAGCACTCCTTAGCATCTCCTTAGGCTTCAAATGCGCGGCTAAGAATGTTTTGAGTGCGCAATGGTCGTGTATTGTTACTGTGTTAGATATCTGTCATTTGCTATTTACAAAGCTATCATGACAATAAAAGGAAATATATAATTAGCAGTGAACCTATTCCAAATGTAATCATAGATAGTGTGCATCCAATTTCACGATTTTACCTTTTGTGATTATGTGAAATAaacatgtataatttgaatttgaatcttttgtccttgaagagaaaaaattcGTAACAACAAACGTTTacaagagaaaggaaaattgaTTACGTCTTTTGATCGGTTTGTCAGTTGGGTTGGTTGTTGCCTCGAAGGAACATAGTTTTAGTATACCTACCAGCCTATAGTTTTACAGTGCCACACATGACGATTGAATCCAAATCTTCCGTCACTCTCCATGCTACTCTTAATACTCCACAAGTAAAAATATGTCATATGtccatatatttaattaaatcctatttttatgttttttattatttcagctacctaaaataaataaaaataataataaaaaccaacACATTCTCACCACCAGTGGTCTACCACCAATAGCCTTCACCAGCACCAATAGCAAGAGATCGCCAATGCCATCAACGCCACCAATCACGGCCATCCTCCACCACCTTAATATAAGTGTTTGCGATCTTTTGCCGATGCCATCAACTGACAATTACCATTAGCAAAATCTTTTGACATCTTGAACCATTTATGGGGTTTGAAGATGACAATGCCTTAAAAGAAGACAAGGAGGCAGTGTGCACCTAGTCAAATGCGATGGATATTGTTCTGTTCTCGTTGGAGTGGCTAGAAAATGTTGCTCTAGTatgcaaaatggaatgagaaaCTCCCTTATTCCACCGCGGGTTACGTAAATTTCGGTCCATTCAGGGTCATTTCAACCAATTCTTGAAATTCTGGGTTGTCATTCcgattaaattcattttttcacccctttaaaaaacaaagtatgttgcttttgtttgattcttattatatttcattcatgagaaataaatatatatatatatataagtaaatatgAGTGTCAAATATATATTATGGACAATTCCAAAACAGTACACTAGAATTGattaatatcaaaatattttgttttaatagaCAAACTGGAACAAGCTTTGAAGAAGACAAAGGAAGTGGTGGTGTTAGGTGTGAGCTTGGCGGTGATTGATGACGGTGACAAGCAGCATTGATGGCATCAACATTCTCTTGCTAGTGGCCTTCACAAATGGTTGGTAGTGGTGGACTGGTGGTCATATGGCAACTCACATATGGACCAACTACAatctctaattttaattttttgctatgCTAATTTAGAAATGTTGATAAATTATTCttacattttgttgtgttcatAGTATtactcaaaataaattatttgtataaaaataaaaatagaattaaaaaaaaaaaaaacactgtgACCTATTCTCCCACACATATTTGGCTGAGTCTCTCTCACTCATTCTAGTTGTTGTTCTTGTAAACTTCTACTTTGTTTTATCA
It encodes the following:
- the LOC126688695 gene encoding 1-aminocyclopropane-1-carboxylate oxidase homolog 1-like; amino-acid sequence: MEANYKNEAEVESVYDRQSEVKVFDDSRAGVKGLIDAGVSKIPRMFINQQHDLDDNSGCSDSQFSIPIIDLNGIGKEANIRAEIVDNVRNACEKWGFFQVTNHGIPASVLDEIINSIRRFHEQDTEVKKEFYTRVLNKKVIYNSNFDLFTAAAANWRDTFSCVLAPSPPEPEELPAICRDILAEYSKHIIRLGCTLLELVSEALGLNPNHLRDMDCAEGLLLLGHYYPPCPEPELTLGATKHTDSDFLTILLQDQLGGLQVLHENQWIDLPPKPGHLVVNIGDLLQLISNDKFKSVYHRVLVKNEGPRISVACFLRPQVQIGDSLKVYGPIKELVPEDSSPIYKETSVKDYLQHFYKKGLDGTSALPHFKL